In the Helianthus annuus cultivar XRQ/B chromosome 11, HanXRQr2.0-SUNRISE, whole genome shotgun sequence genome, one interval contains:
- the LOC110889870 gene encoding protein PAT1 homolog, giving the protein MERFGGGGGDTLQLDSNSSGGAVFDASQYAFFGNEVLEEIELGGLEDDGDLLEAKFEDDEHLLEQEEGVFPGIDDLSTTFLKLNKDGMGPSVGGFGDRGSRETSSAADWAQGGDYTNWVLDQDNFEAERGQQQTNKWSNASFPLQDPSTLLHRTSSYESNQYLHRTSSYPEQHQQHNLNQHLIDESKNLHRTSSYPEQQQHHHLGQQHLPFSSEPVPVPKSSFISYPPPGGGGSPQFSPNHQARYLNPLYHPTGPQTGPQTGPSFSSISPQLQMGGVPHGSPFGGNFNLPQFRPPAPPVNNRLQNQFGGNLPDLSNGMMQQHFTHNNSIPPQQHRMHQQFQPPFGGHLSGMQPLMNQHPPLMNHFEPLGIGSRDLRPKSMVKGRPGQGPRGFDTSGWPQFKSKYMTSDEIENILRMQLAATHSNDPYVDDYYHQACLANKSSGAKLRHHFCPTQLRDCPSRARAANEPHAFLQVDALGRISFSSIRRPRPLLEVDPPKSTTSGITDQKLLDKPLEQEPMLAARVTIEDGICLLLDVDDIDRFLQFNQLQDGGAQLRQRRQVLLEGLATSLQLVDPFSKNGQTDESAQKDDFIFLRLVSLSKGRKLISSYLKHLDPESELTRVVCMTIFRHLRFLFGVVPVDPQAAETINNLVITVSSSVRGMELRSLGTCLASVVCSPEQPPLRPLGSPAGDGASVVLKSVLERATELLTDPNAATSCSPTNRAFWQASFDAFFGLLTKYCVSKYESVVQSLLSQGCGPSEMAVMGSDAAKAISREMPIELLRASLPHTNENQRKVLLDFAQRSMPVHSA; this is encoded by the exons atggagagattcggaggaggtggtggtgataCTCTACAACTTGATTCGAATTCATCAG GTGGTGCTGTATTTGATGCGTCACAGTATGCGTTCTTTGGTAATGAAGTGCTTGAAGAAATTGAGTTGGGAGGGCTGGAGGATGACGGAGATCTTTTGGAAGCTAAGTTTGAGGATGATGAGCATCTGTTGGAACAGGAAGAG GGTGTGTTTCCAGGAATTGACGATCTTTCGACAACATTTTTGAAG CTCAACAAAGATGGCATGGGGCCAAGTGTTGGAGGTTTTGGTGACCGAGGATCCAGAGAAA CTTCATCTGCAGCTGACTGGGCACAGGGAGGAGACTACACTAACTGGGTGCTTGATCAAGATAATTTCGAAGCAGAAAGGGGTCAACAACAAACCAATAAATGGTCAAACGCTTCGTTTCCTCTTCAAGATCCATCAACGCTTCTTCACAGAACATCATCCTATGAATCAAACCAATATCTTCACAGAACATCATCGTACCCTGAGCAACATCAACAACACAACCTTAACCAGCACCTGATAGATGAATCAAAGAATCTTCATAGAACATCATCTTACCCTGAACAGCAGCAACACCACCACCTTGGTCAGCAGCATTTGCCTTTCTCTAGTGAACCGGTTCCTGTTCCTAAATCATCCTTCATTTCATACCCTCCTCCAGGTGGCGGTGGGTCCCCCCAATTTTCACCAAATCATCAAGCACGCTATCTTAACCCTCTCTATCACCCCACTGGACCCCAGACTGGACCCCAGACTGGACCATCGTTTTCCAGTATATCTCCGCAGCTTCAGATGGGTGGGGTGCCACATGGATCACCATTTGGCGGGAATTTTAATCTGCCTCAGTTTCGTCCTCCTGCTCCACCTGTCAATAACAGGCTACAAAACCAATTTGGCGGGAATTTGCCTGATCTTTCAAATGGTATGATGCAACAACATTTCACTCACAATAACAGTATACCGCCTCAACAACACAGGATGCACCAACAATTTCAGCCGCCTTTTGGTGGTCATTTATCCGGGATGCAGCCACTAATGAACCAGCATCCACCTTTAATGAATCATTTTGAACCCCTTGGGATTGGTTCAAGAGATTTGAGACCTAAGTCAATGGTCAAAGGTAGACCGGGTCAGGGCCCGAGGGGCTTTGACACCAGCGGATGGCCACAGTTCAAATCAAAATACATGACATCTGATGAGATTGAAAATATTCTCAGAATGCAACTTGCTGCTACACACAGTAATGATCCTTATGTAGACGATTACTATCACCAAGCATGTTTAGCAAACAAATCTAGCGGTGCAAAATTAAGACACCATTTTTGTCCCACCCAATTAAGGGACTGCCCATCCAGAGCCCGTGCTGCTAACGAACCACATGCATTTCTTCAAGTTGATGCTTTGGGCCGGATCTCTTTTTCCTCCATACGCCGTCCCCGCCCACTTCTTGAAGTTGACCCACCAAAGTCAACTACTAGTGGGATCACTGATCAGAAATTGTTGGACAAACCTTTGGAACAAGAACCTATGCTTGCAGCTAGAGTCACAATTGAAGACGGTATTTGTCTTCTTCTAGACGTTGATGATATTGACCGTTTTCTACAGTTCAATCAGCTCCAGGATGGTGGGGCCCAGTTACGGCAGAGGCGGCAAGTCCTTCTGGAAGGTTTAGCAACGTCGCTTCAACTTGTTGACCCGTTTAGCAAGAACGGTCAAACGGATGAGTCGGCTCAAAAGGACGATTTCATCTTTTTACGGCTGGTTTCTCTTTCAAAGGGACGGAAGCTGATTTCAAGTTATCTCAAACATCTTGACCCGGAAAGCGAGTTGACTCGTGTGGTTTGCATGACAATTTTCCGCCATTTAAGGTTTTTATTTGGAGTTGTTCCTGTTGATCCACAAGCAGCAGAAACTATTAATAATCTTGTAATTACCGTTTCGTCTTCGGTTCGTGGGATGGAGCTTAGATCACTCGGTACCTGTCTTGCATCTGTTGTTTGTTCTCCAGAGCAGCCCCCACTTCGTCCTCTTGGAAGTCCTGCGGGGGATGGGGCTTCTGTTGTGTTAAAATCTGTACTCGAAAGAGCAACCGAGCTTTTAACCGACCCAAATGCTGCCACTAGCTGCAGCCCAACAAATCGGGCTTTTTGGCAGGCATCTTTTGACGCTTTTTTTGGGCTTCTCACCAAATATTGTGTTAGTAAATATGAAAGTGTTGTCCAGTCGTTGCTGAGTCAGGGGTGTGGTCCATCTGAGATGGCGGTTATGGGGTCAGATGCTGCAAAAGCTATTAGTCGGGAAATGCCCATTGAACTCTTACGGGCCAGCCTTCCTCATACAAACGAAAACCAGAGGAAGGTGTTACTTGATTTTGCTCAACGGTCCATGCCTGTTCATAGCGCTTGA